From a single Peromyscus maniculatus bairdii isolate BWxNUB_F1_BW_parent chromosome 4, HU_Pman_BW_mat_3.1, whole genome shotgun sequence genomic region:
- the Spaca9 gene encoding sperm acrosome-associated protein 9 isoform X1, with amino-acid sequence MNEVKETLRSIEQKYKLFQQQQFTFIAALEHCRENAHDKIRPISSIGQVQSYMEHYCNNSTDRRILFMFLDICSELNKLCQHFEALHSGTPVTNNLLEKCKTLVSQSNDLSSLRAKYPHDVVNHLSCDEARNHYGGVVSLIPLVLDLMKEWIAHSEKLPRKVLQHVSEVLGSQGAAAATTIRPAQPWLGKHNYRQLAKESLKSRGKDKGSRIPPWRPPGGKL; translated from the exons ATGAACGAGGTGAAAGAGACCCTCCGCAGCATCGAGCAGAAGTACAAGCTCTTCCAACAGCAACAGTTCACCTTCATCGCAGCGCTAGAGCACTGCCGGGAGAATGCTCATGACAAAATCCGGCCCATCTCCAGCATTGGACAG GTGCAGAGCTACATGGAACACTATTGCAACAACTCTACAGACCGGAGAATTCTGTTCATGTTCCTGGACATCTGCTCAGAGCTCAACAAGCTCTGCCAGCACTTTGAGGCCCTGCACTCCGGCACCCCCGTCACCAACAACCTTCTCGAGAAATGCAAAACTCTGGTTAGCCAAAGCAATGACCTGAGCAGCCTCAGAGCAAA GTACCCGCATGATGTAGTGAACCATCTCAGCTGTGATGAAGCCAGGAACCACTACGGAGGCGTGGTCAGTCTTATCCCTCTAGTCCTGGACTTAATGAAAGAGTGGATTGCTCATTCTGAGAAGCTTCCTCGTAAAGTGCTGCAGCATGTGAGTGAGGTCCTGGGTAGCCAGGGAGCCGCTGCAGCAACCACTATCAGACCTGCCCAGCCATGGTTAGGAAAACACAATTATAGGCAGCTTGCAAAAGAGAGCCTCAAATCTAGGGGGAAAGACAAAGGCTCCCGGATCCCTCCCTGGAGACCACCCGGTGGGAAATTGTAA
- the Spaca9 gene encoding sperm acrosome-associated protein 9 isoform X2, with protein MNEVKETLRSIEQKYKLFQQQQFTFIAALEHCRENAHDKIRPISSIGQVQSYMEHYCNNSTDRRILFMFLDICSELNKLCQHFEALHSGTPVTNNLLEKCKTLVSQSNDLSSLRAKYPHDVVNHLSCDEARNHYGGVVSLIPLVLDLMKEWIAHSEKLPRKVLQHGTT; from the exons ATGAACGAGGTGAAAGAGACCCTCCGCAGCATCGAGCAGAAGTACAAGCTCTTCCAACAGCAACAGTTCACCTTCATCGCAGCGCTAGAGCACTGCCGGGAGAATGCTCATGACAAAATCCGGCCCATCTCCAGCATTGGACAG GTGCAGAGCTACATGGAACACTATTGCAACAACTCTACAGACCGGAGAATTCTGTTCATGTTCCTGGACATCTGCTCAGAGCTCAACAAGCTCTGCCAGCACTTTGAGGCCCTGCACTCCGGCACCCCCGTCACCAACAACCTTCTCGAGAAATGCAAAACTCTGGTTAGCCAAAGCAATGACCTGAGCAGCCTCAGAGCAAA GTACCCGCATGATGTAGTGAACCATCTCAGCTGTGATGAAGCCAGGAACCACTACGGAGGCGTGGTCAGTCTTATCCCTCTAGTCCTGGACTTAATGAAAGAGTGGATTGCTCATTCTGAGAAGCTTCCTCGTAAAGTGCTGCAGCAT GGGACGACTTAG